Genomic DNA from Sporosarcina sp. ANT_H38:
GTCTTAATATGAAGAAAATTTATCTCGACCACGCGGCGACGACACCGGTTCATCCGGCCGTAAGCGCTACTTATATAGATACACTTGAATCTACTTTCGGTAACCCTTCCAGCATCCATAGTTTTGGAAGAGAAGCGCGAAAAAGTCTAGATGACGCACGGAAAACGCTGGCACAGTCTGTTCATGCAGAACCGACGGAAATCATTTTCACATCGGGCGGCACGGAAGCAGACAATACCGCGATTTTTGGAACTGTTATGGCGATGAAAGCAAAAGGTAATCATATTATCACCACGAATATTGAACATCACGCTGTTTTAAATCCATGTAAACAACTAGAACTGCTAGGTTTCGAAGTAACCTACTTGGAAGTCGATGACAATGGACAAATAACGGTGGAACAAGTGGGAAATGCACTGACAGATAAAACGATTCTCGTCTCGATTATGTATGGCAATAACGAGGTGGGAACAATTCAGCCGGTTCGTGAAATCGGGGCATTGCTGAAGGAACACCAGGCCGTATTCCATACGGACGCCGTTCAGGCTTATGGAATCGTTCCACTTCATGTGGATGAACTCGGCGTCGATCTGTTATCAGTTTCAGCTCATAAATTGAACGGTCCAAAAGGAATCGGTTTTCTTTATCAGCGAAAAGGACTTGATACAATACCAG
This window encodes:
- a CDS encoding cysteine desulfurase family protein is translated as MKKIYLDHAATTPVHPAVSATYIDTLESTFGNPSSIHSFGREARKSLDDARKTLAQSVHAEPTEIIFTSGGTEADNTAIFGTVMAMKAKGNHIITTNIEHHAVLNPCKQLELLGFEVTYLEVDDNGQITVEQVGNALTDKTILVSIMYGNNEVGTIQPVREIGALLKEHQAVFHTDAVQAYGIVPLHVDELGVDLLSVSAHKLNGPKGIGFLYQRKGLDTIPVLFGGEQERKRRAGTENIPAIVAFSEAVLIAQQAMEQNTANYSNYASIMTDVFNQQDVTCEMNVKSAEKLPHIMNISFPGTDIESLLVNLDMAGIAVSSGSACTAGSLDPSHVLTAMFGEGSSKLRNSVRFSFGLGLTEETIKEAAELTAEIVKRSVK